The genomic DNA TCCCcgtgcagcaggaggaggctctgCTGCAGGGTGACCCTTGTTCCTCGGTGACAACACCCACCatgtccttccttccctcccaggaCATGGGGGTCGGTCTGGCTGTGGTCCCGCTCATGGGCCTGCTAGAGACCGTGGCAATTGCCAAGGCTTTCGGTATGGCTGCGCCAGGCTCCTGCGCTCgcggggggggggtctctgcgGGGGGCTTGGGGTGCCGGGGAGGGTGCTGTTCCCACGGGGGCAGGGGAATGGACTGGGCTGCCCGTGGGGCCGGGACCCAAGAGGGATCCCATGGGGCGCTGCCAACCCTCTCCCCATGCCAGGCAGCTCCCCCCAGTCCGGGGAgtgggctgggggtccccacGTTGTGCACAGCCAGAGGTTGGAAAGGAGCTGAGCATTGTCCCAAGGGCTGCTCCTgtgcccggggggagctgggACGGGGTCCCGCGGCTGTCCCAGGCGCTGCCGGCCCCTTTCCGTGCACGTGGCGGGTTGTGCCTGTGGGAAGCTCGGGGCGATGCCACTCATCTCCTTTCAGCCTCGCAGAACGATTACCGGATTGACCCCAACCAGGAGCTGCTGGCGCTGGGTAAGAGGCTGCTCGGAGCAGGGGGTGGGGAACCAGCCTGGGCGCCGCCGTGTGTCCCACAGCCCCTGAGCTACCAGAGATCCCCGTTTCAGCAGTCCTCCCTCTGCCTGAAGTTTTACCTTTCTTATCCTGCATGCTGCCCCCGCGCCCAGCTTAGCAATTTCCAGAGCAGCCTGAGCCCGGCTCACGCGGCTGGACGGACACCATTCCAGCCCTGGGTACGAGCCGGGCATGGAGGAGGTGGCAACAGTGGCACAGACCAGGCGGTGCCTCCTGTggctgctgcatcccagcccctctccttccccactgcAGGCTTCGCCAACGTCCTGGGTTCCTTCGTCTCATCGTACCCCATCACGGGCAGCTTTGGCCGGTGGGTAGCAGGATGGGGAGTGGAGCCCCAGCCTGCAGGACGCTCACCGGGGTTGCGTGGTGACAGGGCTCTGCAAGATCTTGAGCGAAAGGCTGTGTGGACCCCGGTGGGTCCCCGAGCATGTGTCCTGGTCCCCAGCTGCCATCCTCGGCTGCTGGGCTGTGCATGGGACCTGCAGCAACCTTCCGTCCTGTCTCGCTGCTCCGCGGTCCCGCTGCAGGCTGGGAGCCATGGGCTTGCTCGTGTTTCTCCCCACTGGGGTCTGACGGGGTGGGTGGTTTTTCTTTGTGGGCTGGGGGGtctctgggcagcagctgggggcagctgccagccctgccagccccagcacagcccggggCAGCACGTCACTTTGCGTTTCAGGACAGCGGTGAACGCGCAATCGGGTGTCTGCACCCCTGCAGGAGGGCTTGTCACAGGtagagcccccggccccgccgtggGCTGCCCTGCAGGTCCCCGTGCCCAGCACCTGCTGCCCCCGGGCACCCTGGGTGTCAGGGACCCTGTGGCTCAGGTACTCGCCATCTCCCGCAGGCGCCCTGGTCCTGCTCTCGCTGGCGTACCTCACCTCGCTCTTCTACTACATCCCCAAAGCGGCGCTGGCCGCCGTCATCATCTCGGCTGTGGTCCCCATGTTCGACGCTGGGATCTTCAGGACGCTCTGGAGGGTTAAAAGTGAGGGCGCGAATCGGGGCAGACGATTCCCCAGTGCAACCCATCTCTCCGAGCAGAGTGGGCAGTGTCCCACGGGGCGCTGTGGCATGAGGACAAGGCTCAGCCAAGCCTGGGTCGTCTCTCTTGCAGGGCTGGACCTTGTGCCCCTCTGTGTGACGTTCCTGCTCTGCTTCTGGGAGGTCCAGTACGGCATCGTGGCCGGGGTGCTGGTCTCagggattctcctcctctactccatTGCCAGGCCCCCTATAAAGGTGGGCTTCACACCTCGGATGCAGTGGGGCTGGCCGGGCTTGTCAAGGAgcggggagctgggagagggctCCCCGAGGGCAGCGGGGCATTGGGGTGCAGGATGCTTCTGtcctgcccccccacctcctgtgTCCCCAACCAGCCGGGACCCCTTTCAAGGAGCTCGAGGAAAGGCATATCCCAGGAGctgagagcaggagagggaggccCCGCTGTCCCTGTTCCTGCTGACGCTGGGGTGTGCTCAGGAGGGGGGTTTCGCTGAGGGATGGGGGCTCCCACGTGCCCCCTTCCATCCAGGAGGGTGCTTTGCTTTCTCATATGGGCAGTTGTCCCCGCTTGGGGAAGGTGACAGCTCCCTGTGACTTGTCCCCCTCGCCGGGGTCTTGCGCAGGTGTCCGAGGGGGACGTGCTCCTcgtgcagctggggagcagcctgcacTTCCCAGCCATGGAGTGCCTCCGGGATGCCGTCTGCAGCCATGCCCTGGCAGGTACGGTGCTCCCTGGCCCGTCGGCTTGTCTTGGGGACCTGGCTGTAACCCAGTGCCCATCtggatcactgctggggggggtggcaaGTGCTGCCCGGGCCTGCAGGCTGCGGGCGCAAGCAGGGACAGCACAGCTTCCCTGCGGTGGGCACCAGCCCCCGGCCACAGCTCCTCTCCGAGGCTGTCTCACCCCGGCTCTGGCTCTCGGGGCTGTGTCCCCTGGGCTGCGCATGTCTGGGCTCATTAGGGACGTGACCGtgtgctcttcctccagcagcatctCCACCCCGCTCCGTCGTCCTGGACTGTTGCCACATCAGCAGCATCGATTACAcggtggtggtggggctggcagagctgcggCAGGAGCTGCGCAAGCACGGCCTCTCGCTGgccttctgcagcctgcaggtGGGTGGGacgcagccccagctgcccccgtgacgggtcctgctgctgctccccgagggggctgcgggcagctcgCTGCGAGGACGCTGCTGCCGCTCTTCTGGTAGCGCCTTCATCTCACGGAGGTggaggctgcagcatccctgtccGGCTGCGGGACGTGGGGAAGGGCTGcgtgccctgccctgggctggctggggggctCACGGCCCCAGAGGGATGCTCAGTGGCCAGCAGCaggctcccccagcccaggtttctCTGCCCTCAGGACCCTGTTCTCAAAGTCCTGCTGTCTGCAGACTTAGAGGGATTCCAGCATTTCcccagccgggaggaggcagGTGAGGCTCTGGGCTGTCCCGGGTGCTCTCCCGGGGCTGGGGTCCCCGGGCCGCTGCGGAGCGGGGCTCTGGAAGATGAGCCTGGGTGTCCCACCTTTGTCAGGCTCCACAGCCGCAGTGCGGGGCGCTGCGGGGGCCTGGCTCCCGGGAAGGTGAGCGGGACCCCCTCCAGAGAGCGGGGGTCACCCCGGCCATGGGGACTCCAGCGAGCCTTGGCTTAACCCTCCGTCCTGCTTCTCCCCCCTGTCACGCAGAGCGGTGCGGAggagcggaggcggggggcggcgggacggcCCCCTTCACCAGCACGAGCGAGAGCTTGCTGCTGCCCACGGGGCTCATCCAGTGAGTGGAGGAGCCGCCTGGGACCTCCTCGGGGGCAGCGTGGCCTTGCCGGCTTCTCGCCTCCAACTGCGCCATGGCTGTACATCCTGTGCTGCGCAGAGCGGTGGCTGCGACACCCCGGTGACATCCGACCAACACCCTCCACGGGAGCCGCCTGCCCCTGTCCTGCCTCCTGGGCGGCTGGTGGACGGTCCCTGCATCCCACGCAGGAGAGGGCAGAGCGAGGACAGGGACACATGGCCCATGGAAGGGATTAGTGGGGCAAAACTGTTCCCTAACCCGATGTTACGGTTGGAGGAACCCATAACCATTTATTGCCgcttagacaattattctgtcacctgatgacccctccctaCCCGGAAAAGGGAatcaggagaaaacaaagaaacacagggattgaaatagaaacagatttaataggataagatgaaataattaacattaataataccaAAGAGCCAGTATTGATCCCCATACCAATATAAGAtatacccagcccattccatcacaGGAAGCCgggcactccccgcagggacagcaaatgtgggaccctgcgagtgCTGCgtctgcgggaggaagggaagggctcagggctccggcagcggggcaaggagttctcaggatggcagccagcaagggagagaaaaaactCCGCAGCAAACTTTGATTTACATTGACTGTGCTATTCATGGTATGAAAtcatcctgttggcagcttgcgtcaagtgcctgggtctcactcctcatccctgcacctggagagctcgaaaacaccgagaccttgaaacccacataccatcactggctataaagtaaatattttcacaaattcagacactccagtcttctaaaagtgcagttttccctagcattagaagagaccttactgaaaagtaaaattactgaaagagaaattaatcctgtgtgcTTTGAACAAGGATGCATGGTCATCAGGAAAAAGCCATCCCTCCTCCAGGCCTTCCCCAGCCTTGAAGCTGCTGtcttttttaaatcagcttttttaATTCTGGAGACTTTTTTTATTCTGGGGCATACTGAACCCTGACATAGAGCATACTCCTGTCAAAGTGAGTTTCaagggtgctggtgctggtgatTTTATTCCTTACTGATCCCtcttggtttgtggggttttctgcCAAACGCTGCCATCAGCACTGAGGGGACAGGCACTGTGACACCAGCTTGTGTTTACCTTGCTGTGAAATGGGTGCAGGATGCGATAGTGCAgttgggcagcagggctgggaagggcagggtTCAGGAGAAAGCAGttttcagcagttttcagaaAGGCTGAACCCCATAAAGAGGGTATAATAAAGCGGTATTTGCAAATGAGTCAGCATGATTTTCGCCTTCCTGTGGGGAAAGAGTTTTCCTTTTGTGtgggaaggaaaaattaaactCTAATTTCTGGGCGGTGCTGAGCAAaccaaggaaaagaaactgaaaccaGGCTCAGCCTTCGCAGTTGCTCAGTGTCTGAAGGCTCCTCCTGCCCAAGGTTTTGCGGGTTTTGCAGCGGCAGCAGAGGTGCCCGGGAGCCACAAACCTGCCACGGCTGACAGGTCCTGCCGCCGGAGGCTGGAGGAGCGTTTCTGCAGCGGAGCAGCGCTGGGTGGTGAAGCCTTCGCAGAACTGGAAGGGCACATATGCCCTCTCTGCCCACCCGTTGTCTCCCCAGGCGTGGAGTGACCAGCGTGGAGCCAGAGCAGGGTCGACCCGTTTCTCATCACGCCGTGCGGCAGCCGGCTGCAACCCTGCCTGCGTCGGGGCGTGCAGTGAAAACGGCTCTGTGCGCCCGGAGAGGAGCTCGGCGAGACGGTGGCAGGACGGGGCTCAGGTAACCCCCTTCCCCGGGACGCTGGGAGGAGCAAGAGTGGCAAAAGAGAGGGGTAAGGGGGTAAAAAGGGCTGGTCATGTGTAAACAGCGTGTGTGCTCAAAGCTGTGTGTGTGAAGAGAGTGTGTGAGCGCTAGTGAGGATGAGGCCAGCTTAGTCCCAGCTGGatctggggacatggggacagccacATCCCCACTTTTGGCTGCAGGATCCAGCACGATCTATTGCTCTCCAGCATGCACCCCTCCCCAACCCTTGTCCCATCGCAACAGActtgctaaaaagtctgtccccagctttcctggagcccctttagggactggaaggggctggaaggtctccccggagccttctcttctccaggttgaacccccccagctctctcagcctgtcctcacagcagaggggctccagccctcccagcatctccggggcctcctctggccccgctccaacagctccatgtctctcCTGAGCTGATCGATCCTGGCCCGAGGGATGTTTCCCTCCAAGcctttgggggtttggggggttggtgGGCCTTCACCCCACCAggccaaagcagaaaaaagaggGGCCTTGCTGGAGATCTGGGAGCTGCTGAACCTGGGCTCAGCGGGAAGAGAAGGAGCCGAGCTCCAGGCACTGCCCCGCtggccccaggcagcagcagcgggcACCCGGCTCCGGGCTGGCACTGGCCACCAGATCAATGAAaagcctctccccagccccaccccccgccgggccgggctggtGGAAGGCTGTCGGTGCGGAGGTACCGGGAGCATCCCGGGGGGAAGCAGGGTGCCCGCGCCCTGCCGCCGGCGGTGCCCGGGAGGATgcccggcggcccggcccggccccggcagccgcgGCAGGGCGGGATCCCGGCGTGAGCCGCCCGGGGGAAGGCGGCCAgtggcgggccggggcgggccgggccggggccgggcggggggtggcggcggtgACGTCCCAGAAACGAAACTTGGCGACTCTGCGGAAAAACGAAACTtcggcgggcgggaggcggcggcgctgcAGGTGCCGGTCCCGGTCCCCGTCCCGGTGAGTTGCGTTGCCGGGGCCGGCGGgtggcgggcgggggcgggggcacCGGCACTGGGCCTGCTGGGGGTTCCGAGGCGGGCGGGCCCTGGCGGGGCGGCGAGCTGcgggccccgctgccgcccctcGCAGCGCCCTGAGCAACGCCCCCCGGGGGCGTCCGGACTCCCGGTGCTCACTCAACCCCCGGTGTGCCCCGatcccccgctgcccccgccggTGCGCCTGGACTCCCCGGTGCGCCCCAACTCCCCGGTGCTCCCTGAACGCCCGGTGCGCCCCGACATCCCCGCTGCGCCCCGATCCCCTGCTGCCCCCGCCGGTGCACTCGGACTCCCCGGTGCGCCTTGACATCCCCGTTGCGCCCCGATTCCCCGGTGCGCCCGGCCGTCCCTGGGCACTCCCCTCCTCTGACGTCGTCGGGACACCGCTACCCCTCGGTGATCCCGGCCCTCCCCGCGGTGCACCCCGGCCATACGGCTGCCGCCGGTGCCCCCCGGTGTTCCCCGGTCCCCGCTGCCCGTCGgtggcgcccccgccccgccgggtgGGCTGGGGGCCGCAGGCagccccgccccctgcccgccggcccgCACCTAACGGGCCTCATTTGCATTCCTGCGGCCCTTCGCCACGCCATTGGCCCATCCGCCCGGCTCGTTTGCATATCTACCCGGGGGAGGCGGGGCTTCGCGCCTCTCCGCGGGGGGCAAGCGGCGCTTCATTTGCATATAGGCTCCGCCCAGGGGTCGGGTCAGCTCCGCCTCCGCCCCGGGCGGTGCAGGTgagggccggggctgcggcctgCGGGGTTcctccggcccggcccctcccttCCCCGGGGCTCCCGGCCCCAACCCAACCCTTCCCCGGGGCTCCCGGCCTGCCTGGCGGGAGCAGCACCCTGCAGACCTCCGGGCTGCCGGGGACAGGCAGCGGGGCCTGCCGGCGGGGTATGGCTCAGCCTGCGTCCAGGCCTGCTGGGCCTCACTGCTCTTGCTGTGCCCCGCCGGGTCCGGCGCGTTCCCAGTGCGTGTAATTTTAGAAAGTCTCTGCAAAGTGGAGtagctatttttatttgtttgtttacacacccccccccccccccgccccggcctgtGAGCTGGTGCAGCTGAGGGACGGTGGCTGTTCCCTCATTGAGTGAGGGCCTTGCTCTTCAGTATATCAGTTTCCTGAAAGTAAAACCGGAGCTGGGAGGAAGGTCACGTGACAAAGGTTCATTACTTCATAttaatatttctctttctgccccatccttttctctccctctgtggCTCCGGAAAAGCTTATCTCGCTGAGTTTGCGGCTGGGAAACATGAAGCGCTGTGTGTGTCGCTTTGTTTCTGGGGATGATTCTCCTGGTTCTTGCAGCAAATGTGGGGCCCAGTTGTCTGCCGTCGCGGGCACTGAGGAGGAGGCTTCAGGTAGGAGGATGCAATGCGGGCTGAGCTGGGGGACACCGTGCGGGttctggctggagcaggagctggtgtgCCCTGGGGCTGCACGGTGGCCAGGGTCTGCGGGCATCCACCGGTGCTTGTGTTAGCCCCGCTGCTGGTGTGGCTCTGCTCTGGCCAGGCCATTACATGCTGCTCTTGTCTCGGACTTCCCTTGCATTAATGGCCAGAGTCAGTGGCCAGTCCTCGCTTTGCGGTGACTGGAGGGAGACGGAGAGAAAAGCCAGTCAGTCGCTGACACCTCCTACACACATTCCCCGCACTCAGATCTCCAGTGTTGAACTAGTTTCTGTTTTGCCAATGAACTGGTGCCATTTTTAGGAATGCTGCATTACAAAGACAGGTCTAGTCCCTCTTGAAGTAGAATTTCCTATCTTCAGCTTGT from Rissa tridactyla isolate bRisTri1 chromosome 15, bRisTri1.patW.cur.20221130, whole genome shotgun sequence includes the following:
- the SLC26A11 gene encoding sodium-independent sulfate anion transporter, with the protein product MPAAGARCAGLRRRLPVLRWLPRYSLAWLQLDLMAGLTVGLTVVPQALAYAEVAGLPLQYGLYSSFMGCFVYCFLGTAKDVTLGPTAIMSLLVSSYAFHEPVYAILLTFLSGCIQLAMGLLHLGFLLDFISCPVIKGFTSAASITISFNQVKNILGLQGIPRQFFLQVYEMLRRIGETRAGDAVLGLACLAVLAGLRAMKSRLPRAACMESLVARLSYLIVWTSATARNALVVLFAGLVAYSFQVMGSQPLTLTGSIPQGLPAFQLPRFSMAVPNGTIPFRSMVEDMGVGLAVVPLMGLLETVAIAKAFASQNDYRIDPNQELLALGFANVLGSFVSSYPITGSFGRTAVNAQSGVCTPAGGLVTGALVLLSLAYLTSLFYYIPKAALAAVIISAVVPMFDAGIFRTLWRVKRLDLVPLCVTFLLCFWEVQYGIVAGVLVSGILLLYSIARPPIKVSEGDVLLVQLGSSLHFPAMECLRDAVCSHALAASPPRSVVLDCCHISSIDYTVVVGLAELRQELRKHGLSLAFCSLQDPVLKVLLSADLEGFQHFPSREEAERCGGAEAGGGGTAPFTSTSESLLLPTGLIQ